The Pan troglodytes isolate AG18354 chromosome 8, NHGRI_mPanTro3-v2.0_pri, whole genome shotgun sequence genome window below encodes:
- the PFKFB3 gene encoding 6-phosphofructo-2-kinase/fructose-2,6-bisphosphatase 3 isoform X15, giving the protein MVGLPARGKTYISKKLTRYLNWIGVPTKVFNVGEYRREAVKQYSSYNFFRPDNEEAMKVRKQCALAALRDVKSYLAKEGGQIAVFDATNTTRERRHMILHFAKENDFKAFFIESVCDDPTVVASNIMEVKISSPDYKDCNSAEAMDDFMKRISCYEASYQPLDPDKCDRDLSLIKVIDVGRRFLVNRVQDHIQSRIVYYLMNIHVQPRTIYLCRHGENEHNLQGRIGGDSGLSSRGKKFASALSKFVEEQNLKDLRVWTSQLKSTIQTAEALRLPYEQWKALNEIDASYQDLVQRLEPVIMELERQENVLVICHQAVLRCLLAYFLDKSAEEMPYLKCPLHTVLKLTPVAYGCRVESIYLNVESVCTHRERSEDAKKGPNPLMRRNSVTPLASPEPTKKPRINSFEEHVASTSAALPSCLPPEVPTQLPGQNMKGSRSSADSSRKH; this is encoded by the exons ATGGTGGGCCTCCCCGCCCGGGGCAAGACCTACATCTCCAAGAAGCTGACTCGCTACCTCAACTGGATTGGCGTCCCCACAAAAG TGTTCAACGTCGGGGAGTATCGCCGGGAGGCTGTGAAGCAGTACAGCTCCTACAACTTCTTCCGCCCCGACAATGAGGAAGCCATGAAAGTCCGGAA GCAATGTGCCTTAGCTGCCTTGAGAGATGTCAAAAGCTACCTGGCGAAAGAAGGGGGACAAATTGCG GTTTTCGATGCCACCAATACTACTAGAGAGAGGAGACACATGATCCTTCATTTTGCCAAAGAAAATGACTTTAAG GCGTTTTTCATCGAGTCGGTGTGCGACGACCCTACAGTTGTGGCCTCCAATATCATG GAAGTTAAAATCTCCAGCCCGGATTACAAAGACTGCAACTCGGCAGAAGCCATGGACGACTTCATGAAGAGGATCAGTTGCTATGAAGCCAGCTACCAGCCCCTCGACCCCGACAAATGCGACAG GGACTTGTCGCTGATCAAGGTGATTGACGTGGGCCGGAGGTTCCTGGTGAACCGGGTGCAGGACCACATCCAGAGCCGCATCGTGTACTACCTGATGAACATCCACGTGCAGCCGCGTACCATCTACCTGTGCCGGCACGGCGAGAATGAGCACAACCTCCAGGGCCGCATCGGGGGCGACTCGGGCCTGTCCAGCCGGGGCAAGAAG TTTGCCAGTGCTCTGAGCAAGTTCGTGGAGGAGCAGAACCTGAAGGACCTGCGCGTGTGGACCAGCCAGCTGAAGAGCACCATCCAGACGGCCGAGGCGCTGCGGCTGCCCTACGAGCAGTGGAAGGCGCTCAATGAGATCGACGCG TCCTACCAGGACCTGGTCCAGCGCCTGGAGCCGGTGATCATGGAGCTGGAGCGGCAGGAGAATGTGCTGGTCATCTGCCACCAGGCCGTCCTGCGCTGCCTGCTTGCCTACTTCCTGGATAAGAGCGCAG AGGAGATGCCCTACCTGAAATGCCCTCTTCACACCGTCCTGAAACTGACGCCTGTCGCTTATG GCTGCCGTGTGGAATCCATCTACCTGAACGTGGAGTCCGTCTGCACACACCGGGAGAGGTCAGAG GATGCAAAGAAGGGACCTAACCCGCTCATGAGACGCAATAGTGTCACCCCGCTAGCCAGCCCCGAACCCACCAAAAAGCCTCGCATCAACAGCTTTGAGGAGCATGTGGCCTCCACCTCGGCCGCCCTGCCCAGCTGCCTGCCCCCGGAGGTGCCCACGCAGCTGCCTGGACAA
- the PFKFB3 gene encoding 6-phosphofructo-2-kinase/fructose-2,6-bisphosphatase 3 isoform X13 has translation MVGLPARGKTYISKKLTRYLNWIGVPTKVFNVGEYRREAVKQYSSYNFFRPDNEEAMKVRKQCALAALRDVKSYLAKEGGQIAVFDATNTTRERRHMILHFAKENDFKAFFIESVCDDPTVVASNIMEVKISSPDYKDCNSAEAMDDFMKRISCYEASYQPLDPDKCDRDLSLIKVIDVGRRFLVNRVQDHIQSRIVYYLMNIHVQPRTIYLCRHGENEHNLQGRIGGDSGLSSRGKKFASALSKFVEEQNLKDLRVWTSQLKSTIQTAEALRLPYEQWKALNEIDAGVCEELTYEEIRDTYPEEYALREQDKYYYRYPTGESYQDLVQRLEPVIMELERQENVLVICHQAVLRCLLAYFLDKSAEEMPYLKCPLHTVLKLTPVAYGCRVESIYLNVESVCTHRERSEDAKKGPNPLMRRNSVTPLASPEPTKKPRINSFEEHVASTSAALPSCLPPEVPTQLPGQNMKGSRSSADSSRKH, from the exons ATGGTGGGCCTCCCCGCCCGGGGCAAGACCTACATCTCCAAGAAGCTGACTCGCTACCTCAACTGGATTGGCGTCCCCACAAAAG TGTTCAACGTCGGGGAGTATCGCCGGGAGGCTGTGAAGCAGTACAGCTCCTACAACTTCTTCCGCCCCGACAATGAGGAAGCCATGAAAGTCCGGAA GCAATGTGCCTTAGCTGCCTTGAGAGATGTCAAAAGCTACCTGGCGAAAGAAGGGGGACAAATTGCG GTTTTCGATGCCACCAATACTACTAGAGAGAGGAGACACATGATCCTTCATTTTGCCAAAGAAAATGACTTTAAG GCGTTTTTCATCGAGTCGGTGTGCGACGACCCTACAGTTGTGGCCTCCAATATCATG GAAGTTAAAATCTCCAGCCCGGATTACAAAGACTGCAACTCGGCAGAAGCCATGGACGACTTCATGAAGAGGATCAGTTGCTATGAAGCCAGCTACCAGCCCCTCGACCCCGACAAATGCGACAG GGACTTGTCGCTGATCAAGGTGATTGACGTGGGCCGGAGGTTCCTGGTGAACCGGGTGCAGGACCACATCCAGAGCCGCATCGTGTACTACCTGATGAACATCCACGTGCAGCCGCGTACCATCTACCTGTGCCGGCACGGCGAGAATGAGCACAACCTCCAGGGCCGCATCGGGGGCGACTCGGGCCTGTCCAGCCGGGGCAAGAAG TTTGCCAGTGCTCTGAGCAAGTTCGTGGAGGAGCAGAACCTGAAGGACCTGCGCGTGTGGACCAGCCAGCTGAAGAGCACCATCCAGACGGCCGAGGCGCTGCGGCTGCCCTACGAGCAGTGGAAGGCGCTCAATGAGATCGACGCG GGCGTCTGTGAGGAGCTGACCTACGAGGAGATCAGGGACACCTACCCTGAGGAGTATGCGCTGCGGGAGCAGGACAAGTACTATTACCGCTACCCCACTGGGGAG TCCTACCAGGACCTGGTCCAGCGCCTGGAGCCGGTGATCATGGAGCTGGAGCGGCAGGAGAATGTGCTGGTCATCTGCCACCAGGCCGTCCTGCGCTGCCTGCTTGCCTACTTCCTGGATAAGAGCGCAG AGGAGATGCCCTACCTGAAATGCCCTCTTCACACCGTCCTGAAACTGACGCCTGTCGCTTATG GCTGCCGTGTGGAATCCATCTACCTGAACGTGGAGTCCGTCTGCACACACCGGGAGAGGTCAGAG GATGCAAAGAAGGGACCTAACCCGCTCATGAGACGCAATAGTGTCACCCCGCTAGCCAGCCCCGAACCCACCAAAAAGCCTCGCATCAACAGCTTTGAGGAGCATGTGGCCTCCACCTCGGCCGCCCTGCCCAGCTGCCTGCCCCCGGAGGTGCCCACGCAGCTGCCTGGACAA
- the PFKFB3 gene encoding 6-phosphofructo-2-kinase/fructose-2,6-bisphosphatase 3 isoform X17: protein MDDFMKRISCYEASYQPLDPDKCDRDLSLIKVIDVGRRFLVNRVQDHIQSRIVYYLMNIHVQPRTIYLCRHGENEHNLQGRIGGDSGLSSRGKKFASALSKFVEEQNLKDLRVWTSQLKSTIQTAEALRLPYEQWKALNEIDAGVCEELTYEEIRDTYPEEYALREQDKYYYRYPTGESYQDLVQRLEPVIMELERQENVLVICHQAVLRCLLAYFLDKSAEEMPYLKCPLHTVLKLTPVAYGCRVESIYLNVESVCTHRERSEDAKKGPNPLMRRNSVTPLASPEPTKKPRINSFEEHVASTSAALPSCLPPEVPTQLPGQPLLGQACLRTVCHIFSKFSPY, encoded by the exons ATGGACGACTTCATGAAGAGGATCAGTTGCTATGAAGCCAGCTACCAGCCCCTCGACCCCGACAAATGCGACAG GGACTTGTCGCTGATCAAGGTGATTGACGTGGGCCGGAGGTTCCTGGTGAACCGGGTGCAGGACCACATCCAGAGCCGCATCGTGTACTACCTGATGAACATCCACGTGCAGCCGCGTACCATCTACCTGTGCCGGCACGGCGAGAATGAGCACAACCTCCAGGGCCGCATCGGGGGCGACTCGGGCCTGTCCAGCCGGGGCAAGAAG TTTGCCAGTGCTCTGAGCAAGTTCGTGGAGGAGCAGAACCTGAAGGACCTGCGCGTGTGGACCAGCCAGCTGAAGAGCACCATCCAGACGGCCGAGGCGCTGCGGCTGCCCTACGAGCAGTGGAAGGCGCTCAATGAGATCGACGCG GGCGTCTGTGAGGAGCTGACCTACGAGGAGATCAGGGACACCTACCCTGAGGAGTATGCGCTGCGGGAGCAGGACAAGTACTATTACCGCTACCCCACTGGGGAG TCCTACCAGGACCTGGTCCAGCGCCTGGAGCCGGTGATCATGGAGCTGGAGCGGCAGGAGAATGTGCTGGTCATCTGCCACCAGGCCGTCCTGCGCTGCCTGCTTGCCTACTTCCTGGATAAGAGCGCAG AGGAGATGCCCTACCTGAAATGCCCTCTTCACACCGTCCTGAAACTGACGCCTGTCGCTTATG GCTGCCGTGTGGAATCCATCTACCTGAACGTGGAGTCCGTCTGCACACACCGGGAGAGGTCAGAG GATGCAAAGAAGGGACCTAACCCGCTCATGAGACGCAATAGTGTCACCCCGCTAGCCAGCCCCGAACCCACCAAAAAGCCTCGCATCAACAGCTTTGAGGAGCATGTGGCCTCCACCTCGGCCGCCCTGCCCAGCTGCCTGCCCCCGGAGGTGCCCACGCAGCTGCCTGGACAA